A single region of the Halanaerobiaceae bacterium ANBcell28 genome encodes:
- a CDS encoding HlyD family efflux transporter periplasmic adaptor subunit: MRTEIVNFEELSDSREMMTASEPNFIIIFIYLILAIIIAAFVWMWFGEIDITVRATGVLRPATSVSVIRNINGGEIVELNYFEGKVVSQGELLYQVDSSNMENQVATITTEKDKLLCDLENLHLLEKSINLEENLFSIDNLEYYNRYLIYEYELEQLALEYSQAERRYQREQQLSSSSTTASRLEELQSAYNISRINYMRYQSERLVAISNEMESRENTLLQLESQIRELENSIALNSVTAPINGIVQLYNESNKGDYMPAEIEVLRIIPDQGSEYRMEIMVENKDISHLELGQEIRYRFLALPFREYGVLEGEIVRISRDALASQDNPDMSYRVEASINEIELYDRNGRAVQVKPRMIAESRVVIRQKKILYYVLEKLDFLS, translated from the coding sequence ATGAGAACTGAAATAGTAAACTTTGAAGAATTATCTGATAGCAGAGAGATGATGACAGCCAGTGAACCAAACTTCATTATTATCTTTATCTATCTAATATTAGCAATTATCATAGCAGCATTTGTTTGGATGTGGTTTGGTGAAATAGATATCACTGTAAGAGCCACCGGAGTATTAAGACCGGCTACAAGTGTCAGTGTTATCAGAAATATAAACGGAGGAGAAATAGTAGAGTTAAATTATTTTGAAGGAAAAGTAGTTTCACAGGGCGAACTATTATATCAAGTAGATTCAAGTAATATGGAAAATCAAGTAGCAACAATTACAACAGAAAAAGATAAGTTACTATGTGATCTAGAAAACCTTCATCTTTTAGAAAAAAGTATTAATTTAGAAGAAAATCTATTTTCAATAGATAATCTTGAATACTATAACCGTTATTTAATATATGAATATGAATTAGAGCAATTAGCTTTAGAATATAGTCAGGCAGAAAGAAGATATCAAAGAGAACAACAATTAAGTTCATCATCAACAACAGCCAGCAGACTGGAAGAGCTACAGAGTGCCTATAATATAAGTCGTATAAATTATATGCGTTATCAAAGTGAAAGACTGGTTGCTATCAGCAATGAGATGGAGAGCAGAGAAAACACCTTATTACAGCTAGAGTCTCAGATAAGAGAATTAGAAAATAGCATAGCCTTAAATAGTGTGACAGCTCCTATCAATGGTATAGTTCAGCTATATAATGAATCTAATAAGGGAGATTATATGCCTGCAGAGATTGAAGTTTTACGGATTATTCCAGATCAAGGCAGTGAGTATAGGATGGAAATCATGGTTGAAAACAAAGATATCAGTCATCTGGAACTAGGACAGGAAATCAGGTATCGTTTTCTTGCTTTGCCATTTAGGGAATATGGAGTACTTGAAGGTGAGATTGTCAGGATATCAAGAGATGCTCTTGCCAGTCAGGATAATCCTGATATGTCATATCGAGTAGAAGCAAGTATCAATGAGATTGAACTATATGATAGAAATGGAAGGGCTGTACAAGTAAAGCCTAGAATGATAGCTGAAAGCAGGGTAGTTATACGGCAGAAGAAGATATTATATTATGTTTTAGAAAAATTAGACTTCTTGTCATAG